A window of Maniola hyperantus chromosome 26, iAphHyp1.2, whole genome shotgun sequence contains these coding sequences:
- the LOC117994451 gene encoding uncharacterized protein — protein sequence MESHVQRRRLAVAAVTFILLKCLRKKSQKRKRRFWVKQIYKNRLESGTQLYAELVSDKVEHNFARMNANQFEILCSLLNNKLRKNDTNYRDAITVKERLLLTLRFLATGDSYVSLQYLFRISKQSISIIIPEVCEAIIDLLNDYVKVPSTKEEWRTVSQQFENKWNFPHVIGAMDGKHVAIQSPFNSGNDFDNYKLFPSIVLFALVDANYRFLYVNVGTKGRISDGGVFKSTNLYKKLEKKELNIPPPEILQVPYKIEVPYYILGDKAFQLNDYTMKPYDGTRERGSCERIFNYRLSRARRVVENAFGVLSSVYRVLRKPMLLEPETATKVVLATVHLYNYLRSNPNFISPGTFDTVQENGDVIPGSWRNEPPSQSLQPMAVVPRRATENATTIRSHLARHFVTNHTIVWQNEYQ from the exons ATGGAGTCACACGTACAACGGCGGCGTCTTGCCGTTGCAGCAGTAACTTTTATTTTGCTTAAATGCTTGcgcaaaaaatcacaaaaaagaaAACGACGGTTTTGGGTgaaacaaatttacaaaaatcgctTGGAATCTGGGACTCAGCTGTACGCAGAGTTAGTGTCAGATAAAGTTGAACACAATTTTGCAAGAATGAATGCTAATCAATTTGAGATATTGTGTTCATTATTAAATAACAAGCTAAGAAAGAATGATACAAATTATAGAGATGCCATTACTGTGAAGGAAAGATTATTACTAACATTGAGATTTTTAGCAACTGGAGATTCGTACGTCAGTTTGCAGTATCTGTTCCGCATTTCCAAACAGTCTATATCGATAATTATTCCTGAAGTTTGTGAAGCCATCATTGACCTGTTAAATGATTATGTAAAG GTGCCGTCAACTAAAGAAGAATGGCGTACAGTTTCTCAGCAATTCGAGAATAAGTGGAATTTCCCACACGTGATAGGAGCGATGGACGGCAAACACGTCGCTATACAATCGCCTTTTAATAGTGGCAACGACTTTgataattacaaattatttccTAGTATTGTTCTTTTTGCATTAGTAGATGCAAATTATAGGTTCCTGTATGTGAATGTTGGGACTAAAGGCAGAATATCAGATGGAGGCGTGTTCAAAAGCacaaatttatataaaaaacttgaaaaaaaagaGCTAAATATTCCTCCACCGGAGATATTGCAAGTTCCCTATAAAATTGAGGTACCCTATTATATACTAGGTGATAAAGCTTTTCAGCTTAATGATTATACTATGAAACCATACGATGGTACACGGGAAAGGGGTtcttgtgaaagaattttcaactaCCGACTGTCAAGAGCACGTAGAGTAGTTGAAAACGCGTTTGGAGTACTTAGTTCTGTCTACAGAGTCCTGCGTAAACCTATGCTTTTGGAACCAGAAACTGCGACTAAAGTCGTGCTGGCAACGGTTCATCTATATAACTACTTACGCAGTAATCCTAACTTTATATCGCCAGGAACGTTTGATACAGTACAGGAGAATGGAGATGTAATACCTGGAAGCTGGCGAAATGAACCGCCATCACAATCGCTACAACCGATGGCCGTCGTACCAAGAAGAGCAACAGAAAATGCCACTACAATACGGTCCCACTTAGCAAGACACTTTGTTACAAACCATACAATAGTTTGGCAAAATGAATATCAGTAA
- the LOC117994446 gene encoding zinc finger MYM-type protein 1-like, giving the protein MDIRKFFVLKRKKPEGVSSDSDDSVGDLARPSTSKEPNLVPDSSINDCNENDIGKFIGQASMLSTEMKKELLENTWSPSATYDFAEDAKHLKRKFNYSWLETYSPWLAYSRHQKGAFCKYCTLFPPNPNSFRGVLGSFIIRPFCKFKDIHEHCKKHMETHFHKMALEAAKSFLGSVPVDLQLNKYSWGIIEENRKIITSIISCITFCGSHDLALRGKHYGEGILEDLYKLRIDAGDLVLKKHIEHGKKNASYRSIAIQNEIIAICGDVIKADIVKKVKEAEAYSVLADETADISGTEQLSIGLRYFDEEANEVQEMFVGFVELKGLDAKSIAYCIDEFLTKEDLNPADKCVGFGFDGCSTMSGKDSGVQAILRKKYTKALFFHCSSHKLNLVINDLNILPEIRNTMGTTKDIINFFRESVLRRKLVPNIARLCETRWSEKHKTIRVFKENFPVILEALENLSREGNSATRKNAFQLHAAAFKISFILCITLIAKYSALLEPVVNALQSIALDVVKASQHVKRILQLLKSHRDNPERVTDEIIKDATVVAEKVGLDEDITSMPRIVGKQCHRSNHPAESPSEFWKRSLIIPYLDSVITSLETRFAEENTPSFALSKLHPTQMQTMSVENLTETCETIALFYNLPNIKIEVELWQQFWHNKPNSTDQTVVDILKEAKTFFPDTEKALKILIALPCTTCTVERSFSSLRRLKTWLRSTMSENRLNGLAMMSVHRKLIHGNLQDFNNKVVEKFTMNPRKLYFN; this is encoded by the exons ATGGACATCAGAAAATTTTTTG ttttaaaaagaaagaaaccTGAAGGAGTAAGCAGTGACAGCGATGATTCCGTGGGTGACCTGGCGAGACCTAGCACATCCAAAGAACCGAACTTAGTTCCCGACTCTTCGATAAATGACTGCAACGAAAATGACATCGGTAAATTTATTGGACAAGCATCAATGTTATCGACTGAAATGAAGAAAGAATTGCTTGAAAACACTTGGTCTCCGTCTGCGACGTATGACTTTGCGGAAGACGCTAAACATTTGAAGAGGAAATTCAATTATTCATGGTTGGAAACGTACTCTCCATGGTTGGCCTATTCCAGGCACCAAAAAGGAGCCTtttgtaaatattgtacattgttCCCGCCAAATCCAAATTCTTTTAGAGGCGTATTAGGGTCATTTATCATAAGGCCGTTTTGTAAGTTCAAAGATATTCACGAGCATTGCAAAAAGCACATGGAAACCCACTTCCATAAGATGGCACTGGAAGCCGCTAAATCATTTCTTGGAAGTGTGCCTGTAGATTTACAACTCAACAAATACTCCTGGGGCATTATTGAAGAAAACCGAAAAATTATAACATCTATTATTTCCTGCATTACGTTTTGCGGGTCGCACGACTTAGCTCTGAGAGGAAAACATTATGGCGAAGGTATTCTCGAGGACTTATACAAGCTACGAATTGACGCGGGAGATTTAGTTTTGAAGAAACACATTGAGCATGGGAAaaagaatgcaagctatcgatCGATTGCTATTCAAAATGAAATTATCGCAATTTGTGGAGATGTTATTAAGGCAGACATTGTGAAAAAAGTAAAAGAAGCAGAAGCTTATAGTGTGTTAGCAGACGAAACAGCTGATATTTCCGGTACTGAACAATTATCGATTGGGCTGCGATATTTTGACGAGGAAGCCAATGAGGTCCAAGAAATGTTCGTCGGATTTGTTGAGCTGAAAGGTCTGGATGCGAAATCTATTGCATATTGCATCGATGAGTTTCTGACAAAAGAAGACCTTAATCCTGCTGATAAATGCGTTGGTTTTGGATTTGACGGTTGTTCGACGATGTCCGGAAAAGACAGTGGAGTACAAGCGATCCTTCGCAAAAAATATACCAAAGCACTGTTCTTTCATTGCTCGTCCCATAAACTGAATCTGGTAATAAATGATCTCAATATTCTTCCTGAAATTCGAAACACCATGGGAACCACTaaagatattattaatttttttcggGAATCTGTTTTGAGAAGAAAATTGGTACCTAATATTGCCAGGCTCTGCGAAACAAGATGGAGTGAGAAACATAAAACTATCAGAGTATTTAAGGAGAATTTTCCTGTTATATTGGAAGCCTTAGAAAACTTATCGCGTGAAGGAAACAGTGCTACTCGAAAAAATGCCTTTCAACTCCATGCGGCTGCTTTCAAAATTTCGTTTATACTTTGTATTACTTTGATAGCTAAATACTCTGCTTTGTTAGAACCTGTTGTCAACGCACTCCAATCCATAGCTTTGGATGTGGTTAAGGCCTCGCAACACGTCAAACGCATTTTGCAATTGCTTAAGAGCCACCGTGATAATCCCGAAAGAGTCACAGATGAAATTATAAAGGATGCTACTGTTGTTGCGGAGAAAGTCGGCCTGGACGAGGATATCACTTCAATGCCGCGCATTGTTGGGAAACAATGTCATCGAAGCAATCACCCAGCAGAAAGCCCTTCAGAATTCTGGAAAAGATCATTAATAATACCATACTTGGACTCCGTTATTACATCGCTTGAAACACGCTTTGCTGAAGAAAATACTCCATCATTTGCTTTATCTAAATTACACCCCACACAAATGCAAACGATGTCAGTCGAAAATCTCACAGAAACTTGTGAAACTATCGCTCTGTTTTATAATTTACCAAACATAAAAATTGAAGTCGAGCTTTGGCAGCAATTCTGGCATAATAAACCAAACTCAACAGATCAAACCGTTGTTGATATCCTAAAAGAAGCAAAAACCTTCTTTCCCGACACGGAAAAAGCGTTGAAAATTTTGATCGCTCTTCCATGCACGACGTGTACGGTAGAGCGATCGTTTAGCAGCCTCAGGAGACTAAAAACCTGGCTAAGAAGCACTATGAGTGAAAATCGCCTCAATGGTTTGGCCATGATGAGTGTGCACCGAAAACTTATACATGGAAACTTAcaagattttaataataaagtgGTCGAGAAGTTTACAATGAATCCccgaaaattatattttaattaa
- the LOC117994456 gene encoding uncharacterized protein, with the protein MRAVWTVVLVRAIHLAMDISESRRLISLYKEFKCLWDPKDSNYTNRGVRDDAWCQISREMGNKSIENLKKKMRSLAGGYRREKHREKQSRITGSGAQDTYKSKWFAYDDFDFMADKNEPGTTRDTLEHIVESDTTDGELEVNTTVSENENSNITSDTQPERANHHTDQSREQNDQNAQSSVQTTNKRTKKRKKTTSNNADDISDETLSEAFQLLQQCAQPPQPETDSYIAFGQYISTELRKYDAVTLVNVKNAICQVIFQADTGRYGDSNYGYYTNSYPGTPIASTSSQSQSLQPQNYPAPIPQTSPSAHLASNSSQSQFLKPQDYSLPQSPPN; encoded by the exons ATGCGCGCGGTGTGGACGGTTGTGTTGGTTCGCGCGATCCACCTCGCCATGGACATCTCAGAAAGTCGCCGTTTGATATCGCtttataaagaatttaaatgttTATGGGATCCCAAAGATTCTAATTACACCAATAGAGGTGTTAGAGATGATGCTTGGTGTCAGATTTCTCGTGAAATGGGGAATAAGTCGATCGAGAACCTAAAGAAAAAAATGCGATCTCTGGCGGGAGGCTACAGAAGGGAGAAACACAGAGAGAAGCAAAGCCGTATAACTGGATCCG GTGCTCAAGATACATATAAATCAAAGTGGTTTGCGTATGATGACTTCGACTTTATGGCGGATAAAAATGAACCCGGAACCACACGCGATACATTGGAACATATT GTAGAATCTGATACGACTGATGGGGAACTTGAAGTTAATACTACAGTGAGCGAAAACGAGAACAGTAACATTACTAGTGACACACAACCGGAGAGAGCCAACCACCACACAGATCAGAGTAGAGAGCAGAATGATCAGAATGCACAATCCAGTGtccaaacaacaaacaaaagaacaaaaaaaagaaagaaaactacttCTAATAATGCAGATGACATATCAGATGAAACTCTTTCAGAGGCTTTCCAACTTCTGCAACAATGTGCTCAGCCACCACAACCGGAAACTGATTCTTACATTGCTTTCGGGCAGTATATATCTACTGAATTGCGGAAATATGATGCAGTAACATTAGTTAATGTCAAAAATGCTATATGCCAAGTTATTTTTCAAGCTGACACAGGAAGATATGGGGATAGCAATTATGGATATTACACTAATTCATACCCTGGCACACCAATAGCATCCACTTCATCACAGTCCCAGTCTCTACAACCTCAAAATTATCCAGCTCCAATTCCACAGACATCACCGTCTGCTCATCTAGCCTCCAATTCATCGCAGTCCCAGTTTCTGAAACCTCAGGATTATTCACTTCCACAGTCACCACcgaattaa